The Lemur catta isolate mLemCat1 chromosome 8, mLemCat1.pri, whole genome shotgun sequence genome has a segment encoding these proteins:
- the METTL21A gene encoding protein N-lysine methyltransferase METTL21A isoform X1, with the protein MALVPYEETAGVGLQKFHKPLATFSFANHKIQIRQDWRQLGVAAVVWDAAIVLSAYLELGAVELRGCSAVELGAGTGLVGIVAALLGAHVTITDRKVALEFLKSNVQANLPPHIQPKVVVKELTWGQNLGSFSPGEFDVILGADIIYLEETFTDLLQTLEHLCSNHSVILLACRIRYERDNNFLAMLKRQFTVSKVHYDPEKDVHIYKAQKRNQREDL; encoded by the exons ATGGCCCTGGTGCCCTATGAGGAGACAGCGGGAGTGGGGCTACAGAAATTCCACAAGCCTCTTGCCACCTTCTCCTTTGCAAACCACAAGATCCAGATCCGGCAGGACTGGAGGCAACTGGGAGTCGCAGCAGTGGTTTGGGATGCG GCCATCGTTCTTTCCGCGTATCTGGAGCTGGGAGCCGTGGAGCTCAGGGGCTGCTCTGCCGTGGAGCTGGGAGCTGGCACGGGGCTGGTGGGCATAGTGGCCGCCCTGCTGG GTGCTCATGTGACTATCACGGATCGAAAAGTAGCATTAGAATTTCTTAAATCAAACGTTCAAGCAAACTTACCTCCTCATATCCAACCCAAGGTGGTGGTTAAGGAGCTGACTTGGGGACAAAATTTGGGGAGTTTTTCACCTGGAGAATTTGACGTGATACTTGGAGCTGATATCATATATTTAGAAGAAACATTCACAGATCTTCTTCAAACACTGGAACATCTCTGTAGCAATCACTCCGTGATCCTTTTAGCTTGCCGAATTCGCTATGAACGGGATAACAACTTCTTAGCAATGCTGAAGAGGCAATTTACTGTGAGTAAGGTTCATTATGATCCTGAAAAAGATGTACATATCTACAAAGCACAGAAGAGAAACCAGAGGGAGGACTTATAA